A genomic region of Dactylococcopsis salina PCC 8305 contains the following coding sequences:
- the coaBC gene encoding bifunctional phosphopantothenoylcysteine decarboxylase/phosphopantothenate--cysteine ligase CoaBC — MTEGKNVLIAIGGGIAAYKVCQLISHSHQAGLSVRVMLTEAAQKFITPLTVSTLSRHHAYTDSDFWNNSARPLHIDLGEWADLLIIAPLTANTLGKLVYGLADNLLTNTVLASRCPVLLAPAMNTEMWEQSSVQRNWEMISQDNRYHTIEPTGGLLACDRAGKGRMATPEQLLSTAQSLLYTKGKRDFLGKQLLVNGGGTQEYLDPVRFLGNPATGKMGSAIAQAGIDRGANVILVQGGTTQAMIPFSPQLRLISVVSAEEMLEAMLASFPDADYTILAAAVADVKPAPYSPEKLPKQKLPDRLSLVNVPDIAATLGQQKRSQQILVGFAAQTGDFVKPAKEKMLRKNLDYIVANPIDRSEGGFGSDNNQAVILRQDGWETTIPLCRKLQLAHYILDSLLLLPPTPNSGGFH, encoded by the coding sequence ATGACGGAAGGGAAAAATGTCTTAATTGCCATTGGCGGTGGGATTGCGGCTTACAAGGTGTGTCAGTTGATTTCTCATTCTCATCAGGCTGGTTTATCAGTGCGGGTAATGCTCACAGAAGCAGCGCAAAAGTTTATTACACCTTTGACGGTTAGCACTCTCAGCCGCCATCACGCTTACACGGATTCTGATTTCTGGAATAATTCTGCTCGTCCTTTACATATTGATTTAGGGGAATGGGCAGATTTATTAATTATTGCGCCACTTACCGCCAATACGTTGGGAAAGTTGGTTTATGGGTTGGCTGATAATTTACTGACAAATACGGTTCTCGCTTCCCGTTGTCCAGTTTTACTTGCGCCAGCGATGAATACGGAAATGTGGGAACAGTCTTCTGTTCAACGCAATTGGGAGATGATTTCCCAAGATAACCGCTATCATACCATTGAACCGACTGGTGGCTTACTCGCTTGCGATCGCGCGGGAAAAGGACGCATGGCAACTCCAGAACAATTGCTTTCTACAGCGCAATCTCTCCTTTACACCAAAGGAAAACGGGATTTTCTCGGTAAACAATTGTTGGTGAATGGTGGGGGAACACAAGAATATCTCGATCCAGTGCGCTTTCTCGGTAATCCCGCAACGGGGAAAATGGGGAGCGCGATCGCACAAGCGGGTATTGATCGTGGCGCAAATGTGATTTTGGTTCAGGGTGGAACAACACAAGCAATGATTCCGTTTTCTCCGCAATTGCGTCTGATTTCTGTCGTCAGTGCGGAGGAAATGTTAGAGGCGATGTTGGCTTCCTTTCCTGATGCTGATTATACGATTTTGGCGGCGGCGGTGGCGGATGTGAAACCCGCGCCTTATTCCCCTGAGAAGTTGCCGAAACAAAAGCTCCCCGATCGGTTATCGTTGGTGAATGTCCCCGATATTGCTGCGACTTTGGGACAACAGAAACGATCGCAACAGATTTTAGTAGGGTTTGCAGCACAAACTGGGGATTTTGTCAAGCCTGCAAAAGAAAAAATGCTCCGAAAAAACTTAGATTATATTGTAGCGAATCCCATTGATCGATCGGAAGGGGGATTTGGCAGCGACAACAATCAGGCTGTCATTTTGAGACAAGATGGCTGGGAAACAACAATTCCGTTATGTCGTAAATTACAATTGGCGCATTACATTTTAGATAGTTTACTGTTGTTGCCCCCAACCCCCAATTCTGGGGGCTTTCATTAA
- the isiD gene encoding protein IsiD, whose translation MDAVSLSPKEIKELTPEAIDQLAERLEKDDYNSPFEALQDWHLLRAISFHNWELVEPYQYLLDVEAFDEA comes from the coding sequence ATGGATGCGGTAAGTCTTTCACCAAAAGAAATTAAAGAATTAACACCAGAAGCGATCGATCAGTTGGCGGAACGTCTGGAAAAGGATGACTACAATAGTCCTTTTGAAGCGTTACAAGATTGGCATCTCTTGCGTGCGATTTCGTTTCATAACTGGGAGTTGGTTGAACCTTATCAATATCTCCTTGATGTGGAAGCGTTTGATGAAGCCTGA
- a CDS encoding ABC transporter substrate-binding protein — protein sequence MKKSNRSYLKTSFAVFALTAGLITACETQTDTTNGTGNTESASGGLKIGSLYPTTGDLSSVGQNMPKAVRLAVDTINACGGVNGEPVTLIQEDSQTDPNAGAAAMSKLVDVDNVAGVVGAFASSVSGATIDIAVRNEVMQISSGSTSPVFTERAKQGDFQGFWARTAPPDTFQARALAKLATDRGFDQVATVVINNDYGVGFEQEFVKSFKELGGTVVNENDPVRYDPKASTLDSEAAAAFGNDPDAVLGVLYAETGSLLMRAAYQQGLSEGVTELLTDGVYSEEFVNDVGQTPDGQSIINGALGTVPGASGVALDNLTQKWEEEVGGEVTAFVPHTWDAAVIMMLAAQQAGENSGTGIKDNYRDVANTPGTEVSDPCEAMELIRNGEEINYQGASGDIEFNEYGDTVGSYDVWTVQSEGNLDVIDQVLPVSEE from the coding sequence ATGAAGAAAAGTAATCGATCCTACCTAAAAACATCTTTTGCAGTATTTGCTCTTACTGCTGGCTTAATCACAGCCTGTGAAACCCAAACCGACACCACCAATGGCACTGGAAACACAGAAAGTGCTTCTGGGGGTTTAAAAATCGGGAGTTTGTACCCGACAACAGGTGACTTATCATCCGTCGGTCAAAATATGCCAAAGGCAGTGCGTCTGGCTGTGGATACGATTAACGCTTGCGGTGGGGTGAATGGTGAACCCGTTACTCTCATCCAAGAAGATAGCCAAACTGATCCCAACGCAGGAGCTGCCGCTATGTCTAAACTGGTGGATGTGGATAATGTCGCTGGTGTTGTGGGTGCATTTGCCAGTAGTGTTTCTGGGGCAACCATTGACATTGCCGTTAGAAATGAAGTGATGCAGATATCATCAGGAAGCACCAGCCCGGTCTTCACTGAACGGGCAAAACAGGGAGATTTTCAAGGGTTTTGGGCGCGAACTGCTCCTCCTGATACCTTCCAAGCACGAGCTTTAGCAAAACTGGCTACCGATCGAGGCTTCGATCAAGTGGCTACCGTCGTCATCAACAACGATTATGGCGTTGGTTTTGAGCAAGAATTTGTCAAATCCTTTAAGGAACTAGGGGGAACAGTGGTCAATGAAAATGATCCTGTGCGTTATGATCCCAAAGCCAGCACCCTTGACAGTGAAGCCGCTGCGGCGTTTGGCAACGATCCCGATGCCGTTTTAGGGGTGTTATATGCGGAAACTGGCAGTTTATTAATGCGAGCCGCCTATCAACAAGGTTTAAGCGAAGGTGTCACCGAACTTCTCACCGACGGCGTTTATTCGGAAGAATTCGTTAATGATGTTGGTCAAACCCCTGATGGACAATCAATTATCAACGGCGCATTGGGAACAGTGCCAGGTGCCAGTGGTGTCGCCTTAGATAACCTCACCCAAAAATGGGAAGAGGAAGTGGGAGGAGAAGTAACAGCGTTTGTTCCTCACACTTGGGATGCTGCGGTAATTATGATGTTAGCGGCTCAACAAGCTGGAGAAAACTCAGGAACTGGAATTAAAGATAACTATCGTGACGTTGCGAACACCCCTGGCACGGAAGTGTCTGATCCTTGTGAAGCGATGGAGTTGATTCGTAATGGAGAAGAAATTAACTACCAAGGCGCAAGCGGCGACATTGAATTTAACGAATATGGCGACACCGTTGGCAGTTATGATGTGTGGACAGTGCAATCAGAAGGAAACTTGGATGTAATCGATCAGGTGTTACCCGTTAGTGAAGAGTAA
- a CDS encoding tetratricopeptide repeat protein: MKNLYSHLLSVLSNHVWDGEITSPEFAQYLQSLQPSVRKLRASYQTSIRVIVNYDDEQIQASYWLAYYPHYVQMTEKILAQLSEQGLLDRFHHQIEKQLFQTSGELNLSILAAGAIPEAVAISNYIKTHFPVEDYGTIRGHLNIHTFDLGYEEWKTKGNRHFESRHWKRAIAHYTKALEFYPHSYFSYTRRALAYRKNGEYEKAINDYTNAFSLCQGKAEDYYHRSIAYRQLEQYQCALKDCNQAIDLKPHLAPAYNHRGNLFVDLEDYDSAIENYKVALEIEPNFAIAYNNQGVAYSKLNQYQKARKSYDLAIKLNPN; the protein is encoded by the coding sequence ATGAAAAATCTTTATAGTCATCTTTTGTCTGTTCTTTCTAATCATGTCTGGGATGGTGAAATTACTTCTCCTGAATTTGCTCAATATCTTCAGTCTTTACAGCCAAGCGTTCGCAAATTACGAGCTTCTTATCAAACATCAATAAGAGTCATAGTTAACTACGATGATGAGCAAATTCAAGCCTCATATTGGCTTGCTTATTATCCTCATTATGTGCAGATGACCGAGAAAATTTTAGCGCAATTGTCAGAACAAGGATTGCTCGATCGATTTCATCACCAGATTGAAAAGCAACTCTTTCAAACTTCAGGAGAACTCAATTTATCTATTTTAGCGGCTGGGGCGATTCCAGAGGCTGTGGCAATCAGTAACTATATTAAAACACATTTTCCTGTAGAAGACTATGGCACAATTCGAGGACACTTAAATATTCATACTTTTGATCTTGGTTATGAGGAATGGAAAACTAAAGGAAATCGTCATTTTGAGTCGCGCCATTGGAAAAGGGCGATCGCGCACTACACAAAAGCCCTAGAATTTTATCCCCACTCCTATTTTAGCTATACCCGTCGCGCACTGGCTTATCGCAAAAATGGAGAATATGAAAAAGCAATTAATGACTACACAAACGCCTTTAGTTTATGTCAGGGAAAAGCCGAAGATTATTATCACCGCAGTATCGCTTATCGTCAACTCGAACAATATCAGTGCGCCCTAAAAGATTGCAATCAAGCGATCGATCTTAAACCCCATTTAGCCCCTGCTTATAATCATCGTGGGAATTTATTTGTAGATTTGGAAGACTATGACAGCGCGATCGAAAACTATAAAGTAGCCCTTGAAATCGAGCCCAATTTCGCGATCGCTTACAACAATCAAGGCGTAGCATATAGCAAACTTAATCAATATCAAAAAGCACGAAAAAGCTATGATCTAGCCATCAAGCTGAATCCCAATTAG
- a CDS encoding IS1/IS1595 family N-terminal zinc-binding domain-containing protein, translating into MNCPKCNSSKFVKNGHTHYGKQRFRGAALWSTIC; encoded by the coding sequence ATGAATTGCCCAAAATGTAACTCTTCCAAATTTGTTAAAAACGGACATACACATTACGGAAAACAGCGTTTTCGGGGCGCAGCACTGTGGTCGACAATTTGTTGA
- a CDS encoding RAMP superfamily CRISPR-associated protein, translating into MLKLSNVQHYKEALPAPNDVPPNRRIIVPDESINLFVDMGLVRQPRVKLLDEPDHKGNLVSNLFGVEGFPSGAIFLMNWTTRGEVEKPQEWASFLKGEHYLGGLWSVGYGRIAISEIGG; encoded by the coding sequence ATGCTAAAACTCAGCAATGTTCAACACTATAAGGAAGCATTACCAGCCCCCAATGACGTGCCACCTAACCGTCGCATTATTGTTCCCGATGAGAGTATCAATCTCTTTGTGGATATGGGATTAGTGCGTCAACCGCGAGTCAAATTACTAGACGAACCAGATCACAAAGGAAACTTAGTGAGTAATCTCTTCGGGGTGGAAGGCTTTCCCTCAGGGGCAATATTTTTAATGAATTGGACAACACGAGGAGAAGTAGAAAAACCGCAAGAGTGGGCGAGTTTTCTCAAGGGAGAACATTACTTAGGCGGTTTGTGGAGTGTTGGATATGGACGAATTGCAATTTCAGAAATCGGAGGTTAA
- the ltrA gene encoding group II intron reverse transcriptase/maturase has product MNQIRYKCDARTKTFLMLWLGFGFNLMAETEWSQIDWKEVEIRVFKLQKRIYRASQSGDVAKVHKLQRLLLRSWCAKLLAVRRISQDNQGKNTAGIDGVKSLSPKQRLSLAENLTLTGKGKSLRRVWIPKPGRKEKRGLGIPVMEDRARQALLKLALEPEWEAKFEPNSYGFRPGRSCHDACGAIYSAIKQKSKWVLDADISKCFDRINHNVLLQKLNTTPTMARQIRAWLKSGVLDRGDWFPTNEGTPQGGVISPLLANIALHGLEEYIKQWTETWKGKKQTNIKSISLIRYADDFVVLHKDKSIIQQAKTLIEQWLHGLGLEISESKTRICHTLHDTEETKAGFDFLGWNVRQYKVGKRHSGKNTNGNLLGFKTIIKPSDKSIKTHYEKIVEVLDSMKGKSQEVIIDKLNPIIMGWCNYHKTVCSKETFQHIDNSVYNKLRRWTKRRHPNKTLKWCEERYFHLTKEKNLDGEKRNAKWVFSTPSDVPNSPVAGTHELWKHAWTPIERHIKIEGTRSPYDGDWRYWSKRRGEYPGTPKRVATLMKRQKGKCTRCGLYFKDGDVEEVDHIIPKAEGGRDDYKNLQLLHRHCHHQKTAEDRQRQMDNKGQKKTQKKTKKGRKSETKQGSAVNTA; this is encoded by the coding sequence ATGAACCAAATCAGGTATAAATGTGATGCTCGGACAAAGACCTTTTTAATGCTCTGGTTAGGCTTTGGGTTTAATCTCATGGCAGAGACGGAGTGGAGTCAGATTGACTGGAAGGAGGTTGAAATACGGGTGTTTAAGCTCCAAAAGCGGATTTATCGAGCTTCTCAAAGTGGTGACGTGGCTAAAGTTCACAAACTCCAAAGATTATTGTTACGGTCTTGGTGTGCCAAGCTCTTAGCAGTACGGCGCATTTCGCAGGATAACCAAGGTAAAAATACCGCAGGGATAGATGGGGTGAAAAGCCTAAGTCCTAAACAACGGTTGAGCCTTGCTGAAAACCTGACCCTTACAGGGAAGGGGAAATCCTTAAGACGGGTCTGGATTCCAAAACCAGGTCGCAAAGAAAAACGTGGCTTGGGTATTCCAGTAATGGAAGACCGTGCGAGGCAAGCACTTCTCAAATTGGCTTTAGAACCAGAATGGGAAGCAAAATTCGAGCCTAACTCATACGGATTCAGACCAGGACGTTCTTGCCATGATGCGTGCGGAGCAATATATTCGGCTATCAAACAAAAATCCAAATGGGTTTTAGATGCTGACATTTCAAAATGCTTCGACCGCATAAATCACAATGTTCTCTTACAAAAACTGAATACAACCCCGACTATGGCTCGACAAATTCGAGCTTGGTTGAAATCGGGGGTATTGGATAGAGGCGATTGGTTTCCAACAAATGAGGGAACACCACAAGGAGGGGTGATAAGTCCTCTATTGGCAAACATCGCCCTGCATGGACTTGAAGAGTACATAAAACAATGGACTGAAACTTGGAAAGGGAAAAAACAAACTAATATTAAAAGTATCTCTCTTATCAGGTATGCAGATGATTTCGTTGTTCTCCACAAGGATAAATCCATCATCCAACAGGCGAAAACGCTTATTGAACAGTGGTTACATGGCTTAGGCTTAGAAATAAGCGAGAGCAAGACGAGAATTTGCCATACCTTGCATGATACGGAAGAAACGAAAGCAGGGTTCGACTTTCTAGGGTGGAACGTCCGACAATATAAGGTCGGGAAGAGACACTCAGGAAAAAACACAAATGGCAATTTACTCGGATTCAAAACAATAATTAAACCTAGCGACAAGAGTATCAAAACACATTACGAAAAGATTGTTGAAGTATTAGATTCAATGAAAGGTAAATCCCAAGAGGTAATCATTGATAAACTTAATCCCATCATCATGGGTTGGTGCAACTATCACAAAACAGTCTGCTCGAAAGAAACGTTCCAACACATAGACAACTCAGTCTATAACAAATTACGTCGCTGGACAAAACGCCGTCATCCTAATAAAACCCTCAAATGGTGTGAAGAAAGATACTTTCATTTGACTAAGGAGAAAAATTTAGATGGAGAAAAGAGAAACGCAAAATGGGTCTTTTCAACTCCTTCCGATGTACCAAACTCTCCTGTTGCGGGTACGCACGAACTGTGGAAACACGCATGGACACCAATTGAAAGACATATAAAAATCGAGGGTACGAGGTCTCCTTACGATGGAGACTGGCGGTACTGGAGTAAACGTCGGGGTGAATATCCTGGCACACCAAAACGGGTTGCTACTCTGATGAAGCGCCAGAAAGGCAAATGTACCCGTTGTGGACTTTACTTTAAGGATGGAGATGTAGAAGAAGTTGACCACATCATCCCCAAAGCTGAAGGGGGTAGAGATGACTACAAGAACTTACAGTTACTCCATCGTCATTGTCACCATCAAAAAACTGCCGAAGACCGACAACGACAAATGGATAATAAGGGTCAAAAGAAAACCCAAAAGAAAACCAAGAAAGGTCGTAAATCGGAAACTAAGCAGGGAAGTGCTGTTAACACAGCGTAG